One Cucumis sativus cultivar 9930 chromosome 1, Cucumber_9930_V3, whole genome shotgun sequence DNA segment encodes these proteins:
- the LOC101208238 gene encoding serine/threonine-protein kinase tricorner isoform X2: MENHQEVEGEEDDDMGPTTVEEEEIGFVGSSLTLEKVAAAKQYIENHYKAQRKHIQERKERRSVLERRLASSDVSEEEQINLLKDLERTETQYIRLKRHKICVEDFYLLTIIGRGAFGEYYFTGQTLSGEENREHICHEEAEKIRNAQQRTGGDMMTLLIREETLTETVARFYIAQSVLAIESIHIHNYIHRDIKPDNLLLDKRGHMKLSDFGLCKPLDCTNLSAINEHEVLDDENLNDTVDVDESFPGKKSGRRWKSPLEQLQHWQINRRKLAFSTVGTPDYIAPEVLLKKGYGVECDWWSLGAIMYEMLVGYPPFYSDDPVTTCRKIVHWKNHLKFPDEIRLSPEAKDMISRLLCDVESRLGSGGVDQIKTHPWFKDTEWEKLYDMDAAFKPEVNGELDTQNFMQFDEVDSPPTRSGSGPIRKMLLTPKDLSFVGYTYKNFEAVKGLRHSFDVKSNTAPIRTSSVDSTKSDSALDNYSTDDREVILASSMDALSQ; the protein is encoded by the exons ATGGAGAATCATCAGGAGGTTGAAGGTGAGGAGGATGATGATATGGGACCCACCACcgtggaggaagaagaaattggaTTTGTGGGTTCGAGCTTGACTTTGGAGAAGGTTGCTGCAGCCAAACAGTATATTGAGAATCATTACAAGGCTCAAAGAAAGCACATTCAAGAACGCAAAGAGAG GCGCTCCGTGCTTGAAAGGAGGTTGGCATCTTCAGATGTCTcagaagaagaacaaattaaTCTATTGAAGGATTTGGAGCGGACAGAGACTCAATACATTCGGCTGAAAAGGCATAAAATTTGTGTTGAGGATTTCTACCTTTTGACAATTATTGGGCGAGGTGCTTTCGGGGAG TATTATTTTACAGGTCAGACTTTGTCGGGAGAAGAAAACAGGGAACATATATGCCATGAAGAAGCTGAGAAAATCAGAAATGCTCAGCAGAGGACAG GAGGTGACATGATGACTTTACTGATAAGGGAGGAAACTTTGACGGAAACTGTGGCCAGATTTTATATCGCCCAAAGTGTTTTGGCTATAGAGTCAATTCACATCCATAACTACATTCACAG AGACATAAAACCTGATAACCTTCTACTGGACAAAAGGGGTCATATGAAACTCTCTGATTTTGGTCTTTGCAAGCCTCTTGACTGCACAAATCTATCTGCTATAAATGAACATGAAGTCCTTGATGATGAAAACTTGAACGACACGGTGGATGTGGATGAGAGCTTTCCAGGTAAAAAAAGCGGGAGGCGCTGGAAGAGCCCCCTTGAACAACTTCAGCATTGGCAGATTAACAGAAGGAAACTG GCATTTTCCACAGTCGGCACTCCAGATTACATAGCTCCTGAAGTATTGTTAAAAAAGGGATACGGTGTGGAATGCGACTG GTGGTCTCTTGGTGCAATAATGTATGAAATGCTTGTTGGTTATCCACCATTTTATTCTGATGATCCAGTGACAACATGCCGAAAg ATTGTGCATTGGAAAAATCACTTAAAATTCCCTGATGAGATAAGATTATCACCTGAAGCAAAAGACATGATCAGTAGGCTGCTTTGCGATGTCGAGAGTAGGCTCGGTTCTGGAGGTGTAGACCAAATCAAG ACACATCCTTGGTTCAAAGATACCGAGTGGGAGAAACTCTATGACATGGATGCAGCGTTTAAGCCCGAGGTCAATGGGGAACTCGATACACAAAACTTTATGCAATTCGATGAG GTTGATTCACCGCCAACTAGATCTGGATCTGGACCAATAAGGAAG ATGTTGTTGACTCCCAAAGATCTCAGTTTTGTTGGTTATACATACAAAAATTTTGAAGCCGTAAAAGGGCTACGCCATTCATTTG
- the LOC101208238 gene encoding serine/threonine-protein kinase tricorner isoform X1, which yields MENHQEVEGEEDDDMGPTTVEEEEIGFVGSSLTLEKVAAAKQYIENHYKAQRKHIQERKERRSVLERRLASSDVSEEEQINLLKDLERTETQYIRLKRHKICVEDFYLLTIIGRGAFGEVRLCREKKTGNIYAMKKLRKSEMLSRGQVEHVRAERNLLAEVASHCIVKLYYSFQDAEYLYLIMEYLPGGDMMTLLIREETLTETVARFYIAQSVLAIESIHIHNYIHRDIKPDNLLLDKRGHMKLSDFGLCKPLDCTNLSAINEHEVLDDENLNDTVDVDESFPGKKSGRRWKSPLEQLQHWQINRRKLAFSTVGTPDYIAPEVLLKKGYGVECDWWSLGAIMYEMLVGYPPFYSDDPVTTCRKIVHWKNHLKFPDEIRLSPEAKDMISRLLCDVESRLGSGGVDQIKTHPWFKDTEWEKLYDMDAAFKPEVNGELDTQNFMQFDEVDSPPTRSGSGPIRKMLLTPKDLSFVGYTYKNFEAVKGLRHSFDVKSNTAPIRTSSVDSTKSDSALDNYSTDDREVILASSMDALSQ from the exons ATGGAGAATCATCAGGAGGTTGAAGGTGAGGAGGATGATGATATGGGACCCACCACcgtggaggaagaagaaattggaTTTGTGGGTTCGAGCTTGACTTTGGAGAAGGTTGCTGCAGCCAAACAGTATATTGAGAATCATTACAAGGCTCAAAGAAAGCACATTCAAGAACGCAAAGAGAG GCGCTCCGTGCTTGAAAGGAGGTTGGCATCTTCAGATGTCTcagaagaagaacaaattaaTCTATTGAAGGATTTGGAGCGGACAGAGACTCAATACATTCGGCTGAAAAGGCATAAAATTTGTGTTGAGGATTTCTACCTTTTGACAATTATTGGGCGAGGTGCTTTCGGGGAG GTCAGACTTTGTCGGGAGAAGAAAACAGGGAACATATATGCCATGAAGAAGCTGAGAAAATCAGAAATGCTCAGCAGAGGACAG GTTGAACATGTCAGAGCTGAAAGGAATTTACTTGCAGAAGTTGCAAGTCACTGCATTGTGAAACTCTATTATTCCTTCCAAGATGCCGAATACTTGTATCTGATCATGGAGTATCTTCCAGGAGGTGACATGATGACTTTACTGATAAGGGAGGAAACTTTGACGGAAACTGTGGCCAGATTTTATATCGCCCAAAGTGTTTTGGCTATAGAGTCAATTCACATCCATAACTACATTCACAG AGACATAAAACCTGATAACCTTCTACTGGACAAAAGGGGTCATATGAAACTCTCTGATTTTGGTCTTTGCAAGCCTCTTGACTGCACAAATCTATCTGCTATAAATGAACATGAAGTCCTTGATGATGAAAACTTGAACGACACGGTGGATGTGGATGAGAGCTTTCCAGGTAAAAAAAGCGGGAGGCGCTGGAAGAGCCCCCTTGAACAACTTCAGCATTGGCAGATTAACAGAAGGAAACTG GCATTTTCCACAGTCGGCACTCCAGATTACATAGCTCCTGAAGTATTGTTAAAAAAGGGATACGGTGTGGAATGCGACTG GTGGTCTCTTGGTGCAATAATGTATGAAATGCTTGTTGGTTATCCACCATTTTATTCTGATGATCCAGTGACAACATGCCGAAAg ATTGTGCATTGGAAAAATCACTTAAAATTCCCTGATGAGATAAGATTATCACCTGAAGCAAAAGACATGATCAGTAGGCTGCTTTGCGATGTCGAGAGTAGGCTCGGTTCTGGAGGTGTAGACCAAATCAAG ACACATCCTTGGTTCAAAGATACCGAGTGGGAGAAACTCTATGACATGGATGCAGCGTTTAAGCCCGAGGTCAATGGGGAACTCGATACACAAAACTTTATGCAATTCGATGAG GTTGATTCACCGCCAACTAGATCTGGATCTGGACCAATAAGGAAG ATGTTGTTGACTCCCAAAGATCTCAGTTTTGTTGGTTATACATACAAAAATTTTGAAGCCGTAAAAGGGCTACGCCATTCATTTG